A DNA window from Chitinibacter fontanus contains the following coding sequences:
- a CDS encoding microcin C ABC transporter permease YejB: MLQYILKRLLLMLPTLFGVLLVSFVVIQFVPGGPVEQMVYQLKGRGAAESAGNTSAGTGAYQAARGLSDEQLTQIKTQYGFDKPAPERFWLMLKSYVSFDLGESWFRHASVVDLIREKLPVSMSLGISSLLLTYLIAVPLGVAKAVRHGSRFDWVTTFGLLVAYAIPSFVLGVVLLVLFGGGSFWQLFPLRGLTSDGWESLSMAGKVMDYVWHLVLPVTAMVVGGFASLTFLTKNSFLEEINKQYVTTARAKGATEQRIFWRHILRNAALPLVVGLPEAIIGAFFTGSLLIETLFSLDGLGLLSYESVLRRDYPVVLGTLYFFTLIGLLGKLLSDLAYVLLDPRVQFGRVGEGQ; the protein is encoded by the coding sequence ATGCTGCAATACATTCTCAAACGCCTGCTGCTCATGCTTCCCACGCTGTTTGGCGTGCTGCTCGTCAGCTTTGTCGTGATCCAGTTTGTCCCCGGTGGGCCGGTGGAGCAGATGGTGTATCAGCTCAAAGGCCGCGGTGCCGCTGAATCAGCGGGCAATACGTCGGCAGGTACTGGCGCGTATCAGGCGGCGCGGGGTTTGTCTGATGAGCAGCTCACGCAGATTAAAACCCAATACGGCTTTGATAAACCTGCGCCTGAGCGCTTTTGGCTGATGCTGAAAAGCTATGTCAGCTTTGATTTGGGCGAGAGCTGGTTTCGCCACGCCAGCGTGGTGGATCTAATACGTGAAAAGCTGCCGGTGTCGATGAGCCTAGGCATTTCTAGCTTGCTGCTGACCTATTTGATTGCGGTGCCGCTGGGCGTGGCCAAGGCGGTGCGGCATGGCTCGCGTTTTGATTGGGTGACTACTTTTGGTTTGCTGGTGGCGTATGCGATACCTTCATTTGTGCTGGGCGTAGTGTTGCTGGTGCTGTTTGGCGGTGGTTCATTCTGGCAGTTGTTTCCGCTGCGCGGCCTCACTAGCGATGGCTGGGAATCGCTATCAATGGCGGGCAAAGTGATGGATTATGTGTGGCATTTGGTATTGCCAGTGACCGCTATGGTGGTGGGCGGTTTTGCGAGCCTCACCTTTTTAACCAAAAACTCCTTTCTGGAAGAAATCAATAAGCAGTATGTGACCACTGCACGCGCTAAGGGGGCGACTGAGCAGCGAATTTTCTGGCGTCATATTTTGCGTAATGCTGCTTTGCCATTGGTGGTGGGCTTGCCCGAGGCGATTATCGGGGCATTTTTTACCGGGAGCTTGTTGATTGAAACCCTATTTTCTTTGGATGGATTAGGTTTGTTGTCGTATGAATCGGTTTTGCGCCGCGATTATCCAGTGGTGCTAGGGACTTTGTACTTTTTTACTTTAATTGGCTTGCTGGGCAAACTGTTGTCGGATTTGGCTTATGTACTGCTTGATCCGCGAGTGCAATTTGGGCGGGTAGGGGAAGGCCAATGA
- a CDS encoding extracellular solute-binding protein, whose amino-acid sequence MKKLLASFLCIYHAHVWAAHAISLGDTVKYPQGFTAFAYVNPQAKKAGELILPNPDRRSSFDSFNPFIIKGQPAAGLGALMFESLGTMSLDETATMYGLLASDIALAADGKAVTFKLNPKARFNNGDPVTAQDVKHSFDTLNSKLAAPQYASQLSDVAGIEILDAGTVRYRFKSANRELPQIVGTLPVFSHKWGAGKALDQIALEAPITSGPYRIASYQFGRSISYQRRLDYWGSTIPTRRGQYNFDRVTYRYYQDETARLEAFKAGEFDFITEYSARNWARQYQGPKFRAGEIIKRELRHHNSSGMQGYVLNIRKPQFADLRVRQALGLALDFEWLNRQLFYSQYTRLNSFYANGELAASGKPSEAELALLKPLAKFLPPEVFGQLPAQPNTNPPNSLRNNLRQARELLKQAGWEYRDGALRNAKGEAFTFEILDDGGSMARVFPPLARNLAKLGITATMRNIDFALYQRRLDSFDFDVTVLRFPDVQSPGQELLDYYGSKAADVKGSSNVIGIKNPAIDALIGHVLAAPNRAAQITAVHALDRALLTGHYIIPHWYSATHRVAWRDRFAMPKVMPLYYQAGDWMLATWWVR is encoded by the coding sequence ATGAAAAAACTACTGGCCAGCTTTCTTTGTATATACCATGCCCATGTATGGGCTGCACATGCAATTTCTTTGGGTGATACAGTTAAATACCCTCAGGGCTTTACTGCATTTGCCTATGTAAACCCGCAGGCAAAAAAAGCGGGAGAGCTGATCTTGCCCAATCCGGATCGGCGTAGCAGTTTTGACTCATTCAACCCGTTTATCATCAAGGGGCAGCCTGCCGCAGGTTTGGGGGCGCTAATGTTTGAATCCTTGGGCACGATGAGCTTGGATGAAACCGCCACCATGTACGGCTTACTGGCCAGTGATATTGCCTTGGCTGCCGATGGCAAAGCCGTGACCTTTAAACTCAATCCCAAAGCACGCTTTAATAATGGCGATCCGGTTACTGCGCAAGACGTCAAACACAGTTTTGATACCCTCAATAGCAAACTCGCTGCACCGCAATATGCTTCGCAATTGAGCGATGTGGCGGGCATCGAAATTCTAGATGCAGGCACAGTGCGCTATCGCTTTAAATCGGCCAACCGCGAACTGCCACAAATTGTTGGCACGTTGCCGGTGTTTTCGCACAAATGGGGGGCAGGGAAAGCCCTTGATCAAATAGCGCTTGAGGCACCAATCACCAGCGGCCCATATCGCATTGCGAGCTATCAATTTGGGCGTAGCATTAGCTATCAGCGTCGCTTGGATTATTGGGGGAGCACTATTCCTACCCGTCGCGGACAATATAATTTTGATCGGGTCACCTATCGCTACTATCAGGATGAAACCGCGCGGCTGGAGGCGTTTAAAGCCGGTGAGTTTGATTTCATCACCGAATACAGTGCCCGCAACTGGGCGCGCCAATATCAGGGGCCGAAATTTCGAGCGGGTGAAATCATCAAGCGCGAGCTGCGCCACCACAATAGCAGCGGCATGCAGGGCTATGTCCTGAATATTCGCAAGCCGCAATTTGCCGATCTGCGTGTGCGCCAAGCTTTAGGCCTTGCTTTGGATTTTGAATGGCTCAATCGCCAGCTGTTTTACAGCCAATACACGCGCCTGAACAGCTTTTATGCCAATGGCGAGCTGGCTGCCAGTGGCAAACCGAGTGAGGCGGAACTTGCACTACTCAAACCGCTAGCCAAATTCTTGCCGCCCGAAGTATTTGGGCAATTGCCCGCTCAGCCCAACACGAATCCCCCCAATTCCTTACGCAATAATCTGCGCCAAGCGCGCGAGCTGCTCAAACAAGCAGGCTGGGAATATCGCGACGGCGCGCTGCGCAACGCCAAGGGTGAAGCGTTTACGTTTGAGATTCTGGATGATGGCGGCTCAATGGCACGCGTCTTCCCGCCGCTTGCCCGCAACCTAGCCAAGCTGGGTATCACGGCAACGATGCGCAATATCGACTTCGCGCTCTATCAGCGCCGGCTCGACAGCTTTGATTTTGATGTAACGGTATTGCGCTTTCCCGATGTGCAAAGCCCGGGGCAAGAGTTGCTCGATTATTACGGCAGCAAAGCGGCCGATGTGAAGGGCAGCAGCAACGTCATCGGCATTAAAAACCCGGCCATCGACGCGCTAATCGGCCACGTGCTGGCCGCACCGAACCGCGCCGCCCAAATCACCGCCGTCCACGCGCTTGATCGCGCCTTACTCACTGGTCATTACATCATCCCGCACTGGTACAGCGCCACACATCGCGTCGCGTGGCGGGATAGGTTTGCCATGCCGAAAGTGATGCCGCTGTATTATCAGGCGGGGGATTGGATGTTGGCGACGTGGTGGGTGAGATAG
- a CDS encoding substrate-binding periplasmic protein, with protein sequence MRFTALLLAMSLGTIPAWANNLAAYTEEFAPYNYTEGQNFKGLANQIIDRIVEQTGLSIKRESLPWLRAIQANQGNPDSLIYTIVRTPQRETQYLWVGPYDDCDIVFLKLKNRTDIQLNSIKDAERYYSGAARGAAAAQILQGMGYNMSRLDISSPEEIRTVKMLYAKRFDLSAGMLIPHVYSARQLKLDASQLTPAFTIVKGGGCYFGFNPKVNPETFNRFKEAFQHLKTTGELDKIRKQYLTPEASVSR encoded by the coding sequence ATGCGTTTCACGGCACTGCTGCTGGCCATGAGCTTGGGCACCATCCCCGCTTGGGCCAACAACTTAGCCGCCTACACCGAAGAATTTGCCCCCTACAACTACACAGAAGGGCAAAACTTCAAAGGGCTGGCCAACCAGATTATCGACCGCATCGTCGAGCAAACCGGCCTGAGCATTAAACGGGAAAGCCTGCCATGGTTACGCGCGATTCAGGCCAATCAGGGCAATCCGGATAGCCTGATCTACACCATCGTGCGTACCCCGCAGCGCGAAACACAATATTTATGGGTGGGTCCGTACGATGATTGCGATATTGTGTTTTTGAAATTAAAAAATCGCACTGATATTCAACTCAATAGCATCAAAGATGCCGAGCGCTATTACTCAGGTGCCGCGCGGGGCGCAGCGGCAGCACAGATATTGCAAGGCATGGGCTACAATATGAGCCGCTTGGATATCAGCTCCCCTGAGGAAATTCGTACCGTCAAAATGCTGTATGCCAAGCGTTTTGATTTATCGGCGGGGATGCTCATCCCTCATGTCTATAGCGCGCGCCAGCTAAAACTCGATGCTAGCCAGCTCACACCAGCATTTACCATTGTTAAAGGCGGCGGTTGTTATTTTGGTTTTAACCCTAAAGTCAATCCAGAAACCTTTAACCGGTTTAAAGAGGCATTTCAACACCTTAAAACCACGGGTGAATTAGACAAAATCCGCAAGCAGTATCTAACGCCCGAGGCCAGTGTAAGCCGCTGA
- the tsaB gene encoding tRNA (adenosine(37)-N6)-threonylcarbamoyltransferase complex dimerization subunit type 1 TsaB, which yields MPYLAIDTSSEQLSLAISTSLDAATIVARDWPVGQRHAELTLPYLRELLAELQLSMADMAGIAYPSGPGSFTGLRIGCGITQGLAYAQNIPVVGISTLEALAEASGAIRAYVCIDARMNQVYCAAFERQGAAWQTIHAAQVCNPEDVPIPDGNDWFGIGTGFASYQTALQDRIGAHLSQIDAARQPHAREMLKLALSQFAAGQGVSAEQANLVYLRDKVALKTHERAAK from the coding sequence ATGCCCTATTTAGCCATCGATACGTCCAGCGAACAGTTGTCTCTGGCCATCAGCACAAGTCTGGATGCCGCAACCATCGTGGCGCGCGACTGGCCCGTAGGGCAAAGGCACGCCGAACTCACCCTGCCCTATTTACGGGAGCTGCTGGCCGAGCTGCAATTGAGCATGGCCGATATGGCTGGCATAGCCTACCCTAGCGGCCCGGGCTCATTCACAGGTTTGCGTATTGGCTGTGGCATTACACAGGGTTTGGCCTATGCACAGAACATTCCTGTAGTGGGCATCTCAACACTAGAAGCACTAGCAGAGGCATCTGGCGCTATACGTGCCTATGTATGTATCGATGCCCGTATGAACCAAGTTTATTGCGCGGCCTTTGAGCGCCAAGGCGCAGCGTGGCAGACCATCCATGCAGCTCAGGTGTGCAACCCTGAAGATGTACCGATCCCCGATGGGAATGATTGGTTTGGTATTGGCACCGGTTTTGCCAGCTATCAAACCGCATTACAGGACAGAATCGGGGCACACTTAAGCCAGATCGACGCAGCTCGGCAGCCCCATGCGCGTGAGATGTTGAAACTTGCGCTGTCACAATTTGCGGCAGGTCAGGGAGTGAGTGCCGAACAGGCGAATTTGGTTTACTTGCGTGATAAAGTGGCGCTAAAAACGCACGAACGAGCCGCTAAATGA
- the rimI gene encoding ribosomal protein S18-alanine N-acetyltransferase, producing MNCTSNTRPAPLLPKFARLDASHVAALADLDESTNAHPWTGKQWLDSLQQHDCFGLWNNGQLAGFIVCMATLDEAEVLLLAITPTLQSHGLGAQLLHYAETTLAREGIRQLFLEVRRSNTGARSFYARHGWQEAGCRKNYYPCDIETDAGEHITREDAILCSKQLTHPANNGAQP from the coding sequence ATGAATTGCACCAGCAACACGCGCCCCGCCCCCCTGTTGCCCAAGTTTGCCAGACTCGATGCCAGCCATGTGGCTGCATTAGCCGATTTGGATGAAAGCACGAACGCGCATCCATGGACGGGCAAACAATGGCTGGATTCTCTGCAACAACATGATTGCTTTGGCCTGTGGAACAATGGGCAATTAGCTGGTTTTATTGTTTGCATGGCCACCTTAGATGAGGCGGAAGTGTTGCTACTGGCCATTACGCCAACACTACAAAGTCACGGTCTGGGTGCGCAATTATTGCATTACGCCGAAACCACGCTAGCGCGTGAAGGCATCCGCCAGCTTTTTCTTGAAGTCCGTCGCAGCAATACTGGCGCCCGGTCGTTTTATGCGCGCCATGGTTGGCAGGAAGCCGGCTGCCGTAAAAATTATTATCCCTGCGATATTGAAACCGACGCCGGTGAACACATTACACGTGAGGATGCCATTCTTTGCAGCAAACAGCTAACGCACCCTGCCAACAATGGGGCTCAGCCATGA